CCTTAGGCTCGCGGATCCTGATGAAAACTTCGGCTTCTCTGAACCCTCCACATATCCCTCGGTTAAGGGAATCCATGACAGGTCCTTCAGTGACCTTGAAGTTGAGGACTCAGTGGAGATGGCCGGTAGAATGATTGAGAGGGTCCTGGAGGAGGGATGCAAACCCACAAGCGGCGGCTTCACAGCTTCCCGGATTGAAACATTTATAGTAAACTCGGAGGGTGTTGAGGCATCATCAGCTTCAACAGTCTTCTCAGCCCACATCTCTGTGACAGCTGAGGGGAATGGTATGAAGACAACGGCCTACGAGTCAGATTCCTCCTGTAAACTTGACATCGACCCTGAGTGGATAGCTGGAAGGGCCTGCAGGATTGCAAAGGATTCGGTTGGTGGCAGGAGTATTGAGGGCGGTAAGATTCCAGCGGTCCTGGACTACCATGCAGCTGCAGGACTTCTTGGAACATTCGCAGCAGCATTCAGCGCAGATAATGTTCAGAGGGGGAGGTCCGTCCTGGCGGATAGGCTTGGGAGCCGGGTCACCAGTGAGGGTCTCTCAGTGTACGATGACGGCACCATGGAGGGTGGCCTTGGATCAGCCCCCTTTGATGGTGAGGGGACACCCTCCCAGCGGACAGTCCTTGTGGAGGATGGAATTCTGAGGGGATACCTGCATAACATCTACACAGCATCAAAGGGGAGGGTTGAGAGTACAGGTAATGGTCTGAGGGGCTACATGGAGGTTCCAGCTGTCTCAACCACTAACTTAATACTTGAATTTAACAGGACAGTCCAACTGGAGGATTTCATGGGGATATTCGTGACAGATGTCCTGGGTGCCCACACCGCAAATCCAATATCCGGTGACTTCTCGGTGGAGGCCAACAATGCATTCATGGTGGAAGCAGGGGAATTCACGCCTGTTAAGAAGGCAATGCTCTCAGGAAACATATTTGAGCTCATGATGAAGGCCTCATCAACGGACCTTGAAAGGAGACAGGTGGGGGGCTTTGTAACAGCACCTCTCATGTTTGAGGAAGTACATGTCACGGGATAGGCACATTAAGGGTCATGTCACTGAAGGATGCACTTCAACACTACCTGTCTGTAAGGGACGGGATTAGGGATGCAAGGTTCCTTGTCGCCTCCAGGACCCCAGCATCCTTTCACGGGGACTCAGGGATCTCTGAGCTCTGGATGGAACATGAAAGGATAGAGGCAGGTATGGAGTGTTCAGGGGCGTGTGACAGGTCTTTCCTCGATCTTAAGATTGAAATCGCTGAAAGAATCCTTGGGGAGTGTTCACTGTGCCCCTGGAGGTGCGGCGTTAACCGCCAGATGGAGAGTGGACGCTGCGGCGTCATGGGGCCCCGCGTGGCATCGGAGTTCCTTCACTACGGGGAGGAGGCACCACTGGTACCAAGCCATACCGTCTTCTTTTCAGGCTGCACCATGCGGTGTGTCTTCTGTCAGAACTGGGACATATCCCAGAACCCATCCACCGGCAGACACATTGAGGTGGATGAACTGGCAGCGATCATAGAGGAAAGGAGGCGCATGGGAGCAGCGAACGTCAACTTTGTGGGAGGAGACCCGACACCGGCACTCCCATACATCCTCCGGGTCCTCTCAGTGGTGTCCATCAGTGTACCCGTTGTATGGAACAGTAACATGTACATGTCCACGGAATCAGTCAGGCTCATAATGGGTGCTGCGGACCTGTACCTCACAGACTTCAAGTTCGGCAACAGTGAATGTGCAGAGAGACTTGCCGGTGTCCATGACTACTTTGAGGTCGTATCCAGGAACCACCTCATGATAGCAGGGGAGGACATGATAATAAGGCACCTGGTACTTCCAGGGCACCTTGAATGCTGCACCATGCCCATCATTTCATGGGTGGCAGAGAACCTGGGCACAGACACTGTGATGAACATAATGGGCCAGTACCGCCCCCTCTACAGGGCTTCAGCTTACCCTGAGATCAACCGCCCCCTCTACCTTGAGGAGCTTGAGGAGGCCAGAAGGTGGGCCCTGAGGGAGGGCCTTGAAAACATTATCTAGGAGGGTTCTCATGAAGATACTGATCACAGGGAGACCCGGCAGCGGGAAGAGCACCATGGTTGGAAGGCTGAGGGACTACCTTGAGGGTAAGGGCCTTTCGGTTGGAGGGATCATAACACCCGAGGTGAGGGTGGGTGGTTCAAGGTGGGGTTTCGAGGTCGTTGACATAGCATCGGGCAGGAGGGCTCTCCTCGCGTCACTGGAAACAGAGGGGCCACGTATTGGCAGGTACGGCGTAAATTTAGCGGCCATGGATGAATTGGCTGTCCCGGCAATCAGGAGGTCCCTGGATGAGGATGACTGTCTCGTCATAGATGAAATCGGTCCCATGGAGCTTAAGAGCCAGGAATTCAGGAGGGCTGTTGACGAGGCCCTCAACTCTGATGTCCTCCTCATCGCAGCGGTTCACAGGAGAACCCTTCAAAGTATAAAAAAGAGGGAGGACATAAGGGTATTTGTTGTTGATCCTGAGAAACGGGACAGGGTTTACGGGAGGATAATTGACTTACTTGGTGATTATCATGGAATGCGCTGATTATGGTCTTACAAGAAAACTTGAAAGGGATAACCTCAACCTCAACCCCCTACAGCGTGGTGGTGTTCTCCCTGCCGCTGCAAGGAAGGCCCTGTATGAATTCGGGGATGGTTACAGTGTCTGTGACTACTGCGACGGCAGACTGGACAAGGTCACAAGGCCCGCGGTAAACTGCTTCCTGGATGACCTTGCAGAGTTCACCGGCTCTGATGCCGTGAGGACGGTTCATGGTGCAAGGGAGGGTAAATTTGCGGTGATGCATGCACTCTGTGATAGGGGCGACACCGTTGTTGTTGATGGAAATGCCCACTACACCACACACCTTGCAGCTGAGAGGAACGGCCTTGAAATCGTTGAGGTTCCGTCGAGTGGACACCCCACCTATGAGGTAACACCCGAGGCCTACAGGGAGGTCCTTGAGGAGACCCTTGACAGGGTTGAGGTTAAGCTTGCGGTTCTCACCCATGTCGATGGTAACTACGGGAACCTGACAGATGCACGGGGCGTGGCGGACGTATGCAGGAAGCTGGGGGTTCCATTACTCCTAAACTGCGCCTATTCCATGGGGAGGCTCCCTGTTAACCTCAGGGAACTCGGGGTTGACTTTGTTGTTGGGAGCGGTCACAAGAGCATGGCAGCCTCCGGACCGATAGGTGTTCTCGGGATGAGATCTGAGTGGGAGGACCTTGTACTGAGGAGGTCCGGGAGGCATGAGAAGAAGGAGCTTGAACTCCTGGGCTGCACATCAAGGGGCGCGCCACTGGCAACCCTCATGGCCTCCCTGCCCTATGTGAGGGAGAGGGTTTCACGCTGGGACGAGGAGGTTGAGAAGACACGTTACCTGGTCTCTGAACTTGAGGATATTGGGGGTATAGAGCAGCTGGGTGTGAGGCCCAAGGAGCATGATCTTGTAAGGTTTGAAACCCCAGTATTCCATGAGATAGCGGCTTCACATCCAAGGAAGGGCTTTTTCCTCTATGAGGAACTTAAGAAGAGGGGTATAGTTGGAATAAGGAGGGGTCAGACAAAGTGGTTCAAGTGCAGCATCTATGGAATGACAGAGGAGCAGGTTCAGTACGTGGTTGACTCATTCAGGGATATAGTTGAGGAGAACCGGTGATTTTAGCTGTAGTTTCTTGAAAATAGAACAGTGAACGTTTCTTTATTTATGAAAGAATAGTAAGGGAAAAAAATCAGTGAATTCCAGTAAGCTGTTCTCAATGATGTGAGGTAACATTTAAAGGACCACAGGGAACTGGATCTCCCTCACATCCCCATGGAGGACCTCCCGCGGCGCACCTATTACGTCAAGACAGTTCTCCTCGACGTATTCTATGAGCCTTCGGTAGGCCTCCTCACGGTCTTCTGAGTATTCTGTGAATATCACAGTATGGCCTGGTATTGTGACTACCCTTATCTTTCCGTCACCCTCGGAGTCGCCCTTTACAGGTATACCCACATCGTATCTTCCCTCGTCCTTGAGGGGTGCTGTGTAGAATATCAGTGTGGGGTTACCGTCAGCTTCAAGTTTATCACTTGATGATACAAAGTCTGAAACCTCTTCAAGGACCTCCTGTGTCTTACTGAGGGGTCCTGTAAAGGTTATCAGTGCAAGTTTCTCATCATTCAGTGTCCTTTTACCTATCATTATAATCACCGTTAACCAACGACCATAACGGGCTTTGTGGCTGATTTAAGAACCTTCCTTGTTATACTTCCGGATATTATGCGATCAAGTCCGTGTTTGCCTGAGCTACCCATCACAACCAGGTCCACGTCCTCCTCCTCCATGACCTCAAGGATCACCTCTGCAGGGTTACCCTCAAGTATAACCGTATCAAGACGGGTCCCCTTCAGATGGCCCAGCTCCTGCTGGGAGCTGAATTCTTCCTTAAGGATGGATATTGCATTCTCTGACTGTTTCCTCATTATCTCCTCGAGGCGTCTGCTGATATCCTCGTCCCAGAGTTCTCTGTAGGATGTGTCAACGACACTTATACCCAGTATGTCTGCTCCGCTCATCCCTGCCATGTGGAATGCGTGCAGCGTTGCCTTCCTGGCGTCCTCTGAGCCGTCTGTGGGTATCAGTATTCGTCGGTACACATCTACACCCCTTCGCTTCCAAGGATTATGGAGTCGTCTGCTGAGTTCTGGAGTGCTACGCTGAAACCTGGCTCTGCACCTATAACCAGGGTCTCCTTCCCGTTCTCCTTTGCTATGTTTATTAGGGGGAGGAAGTCGGCGTTCCTTGTCATAATTGCAACCACATCGATGTTGGGGTTGTGTATGAGTTCAAAGGCTTCAACTGCGAGCTGAACATCCACATCACCTGCAACTATCATGGGTGAGAATCCCTGGTTCACGACTGCCTCGATCAGCTTATCTGAGGCGTACTGGTTCAGGAGCACCTTTCCTATCTTGAGGTTTCCCCTGTCAAAGAGGAGGTTCTTCACAAATTCAAGGTCTGAACAGAATTCCTTTCTGAGCATATTTGGACCATCAACAAGGAGTCCCAGACTCTTTTTATCCTTTCGACTGTTGTTTATTATCACAAAGTTATTATCATTATCCATTTTTATTCGTTCCTCTCTTTAACTTTTAATACCCTTATGTATCTAAAACCTTATATACTTATGTGGTGATGTTTGAGCTGCTGTTTTTTGGGGGGTTTTATCACCGGGGCCTGAGGGCTGATTCAATGAAAACCTCAAGGTCCTCCCAGAACCTGTCCCTGCTTATATTCCTGGCCTCCAGGACCATCCTGGATGTGAAATCAAGGTTCAGGGCATTTATGGCCAGTGTATGGATGTATATTGACAACTCTACAGGGTCGAGGTCGCTGCGGATGCTGCCGTCCTTCATGCCCTCCATTATGGCCTCAACCATGAGCCTCCACATTCCTGTACGGAGGTCCACTATCTCCTTCGCATCATCAGCTTCACTCAGCTCGAACCTCTCGGTGCCACTGTAGCAGTATACCCTGAAGTAATCTGGGTGTT
This region of Methanothermobacter thermautotrophicus genomic DNA includes:
- a CDS encoding TldD/PmbA family protein, which codes for MLGIGEEAVKRALKYGEMAEVYIEREKTLEVEIQRDLIDFGKIESMTGIGIRILKEGRMGFAYTSDPGGVDAAVRMAAQNLRLADPDENFGFSEPSTYPSVKGIHDRSFSDLEVEDSVEMAGRMIERVLEEGCKPTSGGFTASRIETFIVNSEGVEASSASTVFSAHISVTAEGNGMKTTAYESDSSCKLDIDPEWIAGRACRIAKDSVGGRSIEGGKIPAVLDYHAAAGLLGTFAAAFSADNVQRGRSVLADRLGSRVTSEGLSVYDDGTMEGGLGSAPFDGEGTPSQRTVLVEDGILRGYLHNIYTASKGRVESTGNGLRGYMEVPAVSTTNLILEFNRTVQLEDFMGIFVTDVLGAHTANPISGDFSVEANNAFMVEAGEFTPVKKAMLSGNIFELMMKASSTDLERRQVGGFVTAPLMFEEVHVTG
- a CDS encoding radical SAM protein — encoded protein: MSLKDALQHYLSVRDGIRDARFLVASRTPASFHGDSGISELWMEHERIEAGMECSGACDRSFLDLKIEIAERILGECSLCPWRCGVNRQMESGRCGVMGPRVASEFLHYGEEAPLVPSHTVFFSGCTMRCVFCQNWDISQNPSTGRHIEVDELAAIIEERRRMGAANVNFVGGDPTPALPYILRVLSVVSISVPVVWNSNMYMSTESVRLIMGAADLYLTDFKFGNSECAERLAGVHDYFEVVSRNHLMIAGEDMIIRHLVLPGHLECCTMPIISWVAENLGTDTVMNIMGQYRPLYRASAYPEINRPLYLEELEEARRWALREGLENII
- a CDS encoding NTPase codes for the protein MKILITGRPGSGKSTMVGRLRDYLEGKGLSVGGIITPEVRVGGSRWGFEVVDIASGRRALLASLETEGPRIGRYGVNLAAMDELAVPAIRRSLDEDDCLVIDEIGPMELKSQEFRRAVDEALNSDVLLIAAVHRRTLQSIKKREDIRVFVVDPEKRDRVYGRIIDLLGDYHGMR
- the pscS gene encoding O-phospho-L-seryl-tRNA:Cys-tRNA synthase, with protein sequence MECADYGLTRKLERDNLNLNPLQRGGVLPAAARKALYEFGDGYSVCDYCDGRLDKVTRPAVNCFLDDLAEFTGSDAVRTVHGAREGKFAVMHALCDRGDTVVVDGNAHYTTHLAAERNGLEIVEVPSSGHPTYEVTPEAYREVLEETLDRVEVKLAVLTHVDGNYGNLTDARGVADVCRKLGVPLLLNCAYSMGRLPVNLRELGVDFVVGSGHKSMAASGPIGVLGMRSEWEDLVLRRSGRHEKKELELLGCTSRGAPLATLMASLPYVRERVSRWDEEVEKTRYLVSELEDIGGIEQLGVRPKEHDLVRFETPVFHEIAASHPRKGFFLYEELKKRGIVGIRRGQTKWFKCSIYGMTEEQVQYVVDSFRDIVEENR
- a CDS encoding GyrI-like domain-containing protein, giving the protein MIGKRTLNDEKLALITFTGPLSKTQEVLEEVSDFVSSSDKLEADGNPTLIFYTAPLKDEGRYDVGIPVKGDSEGDGKIRVVTIPGHTVIFTEYSEDREEAYRRLIEYVEENCLDVIGAPREVLHGDVREIQFPVVL
- a CDS encoding universal stress protein, which codes for MYRRILIPTDGSEDARKATLHAFHMAGMSGADILGISVVDTSYRELWDEDISRRLEEIMRKQSENAISILKEEFSSQQELGHLKGTRLDTVILEGNPAEVILEVMEEEDVDLVVMGSSGKHGLDRIISGSITRKVLKSATKPVMVVG
- a CDS encoding TIGR00288 family NYN domain-containing protein, with the translated sequence MDNDNNFVIINNSRKDKKSLGLLVDGPNMLRKEFCSDLEFVKNLLFDRGNLKIGKVLLNQYASDKLIEAVVNQGFSPMIVAGDVDVQLAVEAFELIHNPNIDVVAIMTRNADFLPLINIAKENGKETLVIGAEPGFSVALQNSADDSIILGSEGV
- a CDS encoding TetR/AcrR family transcriptional regulator, encoding MAPSRRERERERRREQIIRAAEKAFFARGYDRVTMDEIAREADVNKALLYYYFKNKESLFLAVNLYGVRILHRMYRMCMELDTDGYGKVRAMVEALYIFSKEHPDYFRVYCYSGTERFELSEADDAKEIVDLRTGMWRLMVEAIMEGMKDGSIRSDLDPVELSIYIHTLAINALNLDFTSRMVLEARNISRDRFWEDLEVFIESALRPR